The genomic interval AAGGTGTCCCCATTGGCGGATACAACAAATTAGCAGAAGGACTTCTAAAAGGCATTGAGTGCAAAACAGATACAGACTTCTTTAATTCCGAGTACAAAGAATGGAGAAAATATGCTAAGTGGTTGGTTTATACTGGAGCTATTGATGAATATTTTTCATATAAGTTGGGGAGATTAGATTGGCGTACAGTGAGTTTTCAGACATATATTAAAGATATTCCCAATTATCAGGGGAATGCAGTCGTCAATTATACTTCACGCGAGGAACCTTATACCCGTATCATAGAGCATAAACATTTTGAAATGTTCGGTCAGGACATTGAAAGAGTCCCCAAAACTGTGATTTCCGAAGAATACCCTGTCGAATACAAGGAAGGTCTGGAACCTTATTATCCCGTAAATGACCTGCGAAATGAGAACCTTGCGGAGCAATACCGATTCTTGGCTGAACAGGAGCATGATGTCATATTCGGAGGGCGATTGGCAGAATATAAGTATTATGATATGGCTCCTATTATAGGGAAAGCTCTTTCCGAAGTGTGCAAATCCCTACAATAATAAAGAATTGTTCATTAGATATAGGTAATATGAATAAGGTTTTAAGTATTATTATTCCGACGTATAATATGGAGGATTATCTCAGGCAATGTTTAGATTCACTAATCATTGCAGATGATCTGATGCAACAACTTGAAGTGTTGGTTATCAATGATGGATCAAAAGATCAATCCTCTGCCATTGCACACGAATACAGTCGGAAGCATCCTTCGACCATATTTGTAATAGATAAGGAAAACGGAAATTATGGGTCTTGTATCAACAGGGGGTTGAAAGAAGCGACAGGAAAATTCATAAAGATATTGGATGCGGACGATAGTTTTGACAGTGCGGCATTGGCCGAATTTATTAACCAGTTGAGAGATACAAACGCTGATTTGGTCATTACGAATTTCAGCGTGGTAGATTCGGAAGGAAGAACACAGCAGGAAGTGAAATATCTGTTGGGAGAAAGCATTTTCGATATATCTGCGTACAAGGAAAAGGCTTTGGAAATGCATGCCATCACTTACAGAAAGAACATCCTCGACAGTATGGAATATAGGCAGTCGGAAGGTATATCCTATACGGATACGGAATGGGCTATCCTGCCTATGACAGTTGTAAATGACGTAAAATTCTTCAACTTGAGGCTATATAAATACTTGTGTGGCAGAAGTGGACAAACAGTAGAAAAAGATACATTGGCCAAGAGAAGCCATCAACTGATTCACATAATGAATGGGATTCTTACAAAGTTGTCATCACAGGATATCAAACCCAACTCACAAACGTATTTTGACATAGTAATACCTCAAAAATTGAATTATGTATATAGCATAGTATTGCTGAAAGGGAACGAATGGCAGAGGCGGGAATTAAAAAAAACAGACCTGTTCCTTAAAGCCAATTTTAGTGAATACTATAACTTCTTAGATGCTGTAAAATACAGCTTTATACCTGTCAGATTTATTCATCTATGGAGGAATAATCGTTTAATATATGGCTTGTTTATAAGGATTGTCCTCATATTAAGAAAAGGTTTGTTGCCGAAAGAAGTGTAAAGCAAACTGGATCATAGGTTATTTTCGGGGTATTCCGAATACTAAATCCCGCTGCATTACACATAAACGCATTCTGCCGTGAACTCCGCTGTCGATACTTCCAAAGGTAAATTGTTGATTTTCTTTCCGTTATTCTATAATACGGTCAATTTGCTGTATTGTTTATATTCTGGGTGCTTCACTGGAGATTATTTAGGAATAACGGTCAATAACTACAATTTGTTGTTTGTCACTTATGTATGTTCGTTTATTCCTCAAATAGTGTTATGGGAAATTTATAAGTGGCATAAGAAAAGGCAGGCAATGCATCCTTCTCATGGTATACAGATTAATTTGTCTTTTCTCAGGTTATTTGTTTATTTCATCTTTTTCTGGCACATCTCCGTATCCTTGTTGTTCGGAGTCAATCAATTAGGGGAAGATGCTTATCAGGCACCGTCTTTTATTAAGGTGTTCATTCAGATTTTCAACAGATTCCCTCCCAACTTGATCGGCGCGTTTTATATTGCGTTATGCGGGAATAAACGGTTTTCGGAATTCCTTAAGATAGCACTGCTAATGGTTGTCTTTGGCTTAGTGAAGAAATCGATATCTTCACCGGTATTCATTTTCTATATTGCTTTGATTTTTTATGGAGACCGCCTCCTTCCGTGGTTCAAGAGGCGTATTTTTCTGATAGCTTTTATTTCGTTATTAAGTCCTTATGTGATAAGATCCATCTATTCACTCCGTGATTCACTGCGCGGTACGGAAGGAATCGAATTATCTTCTGAACAATTGGTATTCGGAAAACTCTTTGGCCGTTTGTCAAGTTTATCCAACTCGGGATTTATTGTGGAAAACTTGTTTTATTTTGCTTCGCAGGCTCAAGAACTTGATTATTTCTATTACCAGAAACAATCTTTGTCGGGGGTGTTAGGGATGTCTTTTGCTCCGCCTTTGTCGCCAGAAAAAGTTTTGTTTAATTCTTTGGGCGATGGAGATCCGAATGTTTCTTATATGTGTGGTGTGATGGGGAATATGACATTGTCATTTTTAAGGTCCCCATCTCTGCTGTTGATAAATTTTGTATCATTTGTTCTATTGTTATGGTTGACTTTTTATTTGATAGGTAGAATGCGGATACCTTGGGCTTTCGAACTTGCTTTGGTATTTCAAATATCTCCAGTGATGAGTGGAGTGGCCAATGAATGTGCTTTCGTCCCCGTTGCATTATGCCTCTTTTTATTATTAAACATAGTAGTGAACAGTTGTTTTATCAAAAAAAGGAGAAATGAGGAGAATATTATTTATTCTTAAAGGGTTGCCCTATCCGATAGACAGGGATGGATTGAGCGTGATCAATTACAGGCTGTTGAAAATGGCATCCGAGGATTACTGGTTTGATATAATTTCTTTATCAGAGGAGAGTAAGGAAACCATTTTGGGCACTCGGGGAATAAGTAATCGGATAGCACGAATAATGGTGTTGCCGGATAAAATATCGGATTCTTCTTCAGGAAGAATTTTCAGATTGGTTGCACGACTATTCGGAAAAGGAACACTGCCTTATGATAAATTACTTCGTGAGCAGGAAAGGAATTATGATTTGATATATATCTGTACGCCTCCCTCTGCTCTTTATTTGTCTATGTTCAACTGCACGACTCCAATGTTTGTGAATGCGGTAGATTCGTTTTCCATGCTTAATTTCCGTTTTTATAAACAGCATAGAACTATTGCAAGGTTTATTAAATATGTGATGTACAGGAGTGTGGAACGGCGATGCTTTGCATATTCTGATGTGATAAATTTTGTTTCGTCTGTCGATGCCGACTATTCAAAGAACCTCTTAGACAGAAAGAAAATAATTGTCATACCTAATGGAGTGGACTATGCATACTTTAATTCTGGAAATGCAGTAGAACGGGAAGAGAATGCCTTACTTTTTGTCGGAAATTATAAAAACATTTCTAATGTAACGGGAATAGAGTATTTTGTGAATAAGATATATCCGTTAATAAAAAAAAGAACACCCCATTTAAAATTATATATTGTAGGACCTTATGCCTGTTTTGATTTTAAAGACGACGACGTTATTGTGACCGGTTATGTAGAAGACTTGAGAGAGTATTATCGCCGTTGCACGGTGTTTATCGCTCCGTTACTTACGGGAAGCGGAATAAAAAATAAAATTCTAGAGGCGATGGCGGCAGGTATACCAATAGTGTCTTCTTCTGTAGGAGTCGATGGCATTCATGTAGAAAACGGTCGGCATCTGTTGATAGTCGATGGCATAAATCAATGGTGTGATGAGATTGTCGAGTTATTGCATAGTATCCCAAAAAGGGAAAAATTGGCAATAAATGCGCAAAATTACGTGAAGAGTAATTATGCTTGGAATGGAGCAGTATCGCAATATTTTCAACAATTCTCTTCATTGATAGAACGAAAGTAATCTGGACATGTTTTCTAATACTGTGTTACTGAAAAAATGTTACATTGGGTAAGCCCTCTCGTGGAGTACTTGTAATAAATCCAATCAAGTATTCGCAAAACAGTACGTACTTGTATTCGGTTTGCTATCAGGCATAAAAGAGCACGCCGATCTTTTTATATGGCAATCAGCTAGACCGTTAGAAGGGTATAAATCAATAAGTTTCAAATCCGTAATCAGTAGCAGGCCGGATTGTGTACGGAGGGGTGATATTTTTCACCATTGACGGCACGGTCTATTTTGTCGAGCAAGGTTGCGTACATAGCTACGGGGGCCTTATGCCTATGCCGGGTGAATAAGCTTTCTCCTTCATACATATAAGAAGAGGCCATATATATTGAACCCTGATATCGACGGATTAGGAGAAAAATTAGTATGTGGCGGATGATGATTTCCGGAAATTAAATGTATTGACTTTCATCGAGGCAATCCCATTCGGATATATCGCAACAAGGTATAGAAAAGAGCTATGCAGTACGCATTGGGGAAGATTCTACTATAATATGTTTTATGTATTCATGCTCTTATTGGCCCTGACAATGAATTTCGGTTTTTTAACGAGGGCATGCCAATATTTTATATTTTCTTATTTCTTTTTACTGGCTTTCTATTTCCAAACGGCTAAGCCGACAACCGAAAAACGATATTTCTTGATTTTATTGTCCTGCTACTTTTTGATTTACTCTGTGCGTTACATCTTTATTTGGTTTTATGAAGACAAATATTCATTCTTTTTGTTGGAAAATTAAATTTTTAATAGAGTTCCATGAGGATAGCTTATATTCTTCCATCCTTGCGTAATCAAGGCCCTATAGTAGTCGTAAAGAATATAACGGATTATTTGGTAAAATGGGGGCATGAGCCTGAGATCTTTTATTTGGATGAAACATCATCCAAGATGACGTTTAAATGCCCAACACGGCATATTCGGATGAGAACTCCCATTGATTTTGATCGATATGATGTAATTCACAGTCATTGTCTGCGCCCCGACATTTATGTCTACAGATGGAGGAAACGCATCTGTAATGCTAAAACGGTTTCCACGCTTCATCAAGATACTTACCGTAGTTTCTGCTATCAGTATAATTGCGTAATGTCTTATCTATTTACACAATATTGGAGCCATATACAATCTAAATTTAATGGTGTGATAAGTATATCAAATCAATTGAAGAATTTGTATTGCAATAAAATAAAATCTCCAATAACCACTATTTACAATGGCTGTTTCACACATATAGATGATAGCGCAGACATTCAGATTGTGGATAACCTAAAGCAAATAAAATCAAAATACAAATTATTGGGGACTTATGCTTATATCACTCGTAGGAAAGGTTTGGGACAGATTATTCAAGCCCTTTCTTACATGAAAAATTACGCCTTTGTTATAATCGGCGAAGGGCCAGATATTGCGAATTTGAAACAGAAAGCCCAAAACTTGTGCGTTCATGATAGAGTGCTATTTTTCCCTTACCAAAAGAATCCGTGCAATTATTTACCTTATTTTGATGTATATGTGATGCCTTCTTACTCCGAAGGGTTCGGAATGGCAATGGTGGAAGCTGCCTTGGCAGGAAAAGCCATCGTGTGTTCGGATATATCTTCTTTCCATGAAATATTCAATGAGAATGAAGTTCGTTTCTTCACCCTTGACAATACCGATTCTCTGCAACAAGCAATCCACTCAGCTTATATCAATCGGGAAAAACTGGGGAAAGCCGCTTACATCAAGGCAAACAATGAGTTCACTGCACAGAAAATGGCGGAAAATCATAAAAAATACTACGATAACCTGCTGTATAACTCGAATAAATAACATATTGTAATAGTTGTTTTTAATATGATAGATGATTTTACAAGAACCGTTAAAATACTCGTTACCGGAGGTAGCGGATTCATCGGTTCGAACTTGTTGCAATCTTTGTCTCGGAATTCCGATTACGATCTTCTGAATATAGATATAGCTATGATTGATCGACCGGAATTTCAACCTGTCACCACGATTTGTGATATCGAGGATCGGATGAAATTAGAACGTATTATTACGGATTTCAATCCTAACTATATTATTCATTTGGCTGCAAGGACCGATTTGAATGGAAAAAAATTATCAGATTACTCCTCGAATATTGAGGGCGTACGAAATATCGTAGAGATAGCCAGTCAGCTATCCTGTTTAAAAAAGATTCTGATCACCTCCTCCATGTTGGTTTGCAAGCCCGGATACCAACCTGTTTCTAACGATGACTATTGTCCGCATACTCTTTATGGAAAAAGCAAAGTTCTCACTGAACAGATTGCCAGATCTATTCCGCTCAAATGTCAATGGGCCTTTTTAAGACCTACGTCAATATGGGGACCCGGATTCAAAGCTCCGTATCGTAATTTCTTCGATATGGTTGCTAATCGCAGATATTTCCATATTGGGAATAGGGCGTGTACGAAAACATATGGGTATATAGGTAATACCGTCTATCAAATTGAACGAATTCTGTTTCACACTGATACAACGACTAATGGTGAGGTATATTATTTGGGTGATCCTCCATTAAATATTGAAAAGTGGGCCAATCATATATCCGAACAAATGGGAGTAAGGATTCATCGGGTACCTTTTTCTTTAATTAAAATAGCCGGATGGATCGGTGACGGTCTTAAAATGCTGGGCATATCATTTCCGATGACAAGTTTTAGATTGAAAAATATGACTACAAACAATATTCTTGACTTAAGCAAAACTTTTCAGATAGCTCCTAATCCTCCGTATTCGGAACTTGAAGGTATTAAAAGGACCATAGAGTGGTTGCGGACATCTAATAAAAATTAGTATGACCATCTCCATCATCACCGTTACATATAATAGCGGTACGACGGTTCGTGATACGTTTGAGAGTGTATTATCTCAGATTTTCAAAAACATAGAATATATCGTCATCGACGGAGGCTCGACGGACGACACGTTGAAGATCATCCGAGAGTATGAATCGCGTTTTGAGGGGCGAATGCGGTGGATTTCAGAGCGTGACCGCGGGCTGTACGATGCCATGAACAAAGGCATAGCGATGGCTACAGGAGATGTAGTTGGCATTCTCAATTCGGACGATTTTTATACTGCACCGGATGTGCTAACTTCGGTTGCAGCAACATTGGAAAATAAAACAATCGATGCCGTATATGGAGATATTCACTTCGTGCGTCCCGACAATCTGAGCAGATGTGTACGCTACTATTCCTCAAACATCTTTCGACCGTGGTTGATGCGTCTGGGCTTTATACCAGCCCATCCTTCTTTCTATTGCAGAAAAAGCCTCTATAATCGTTACGGAACATTCAACATAGACTATAAGATCGCTGCCGATTTCGAAATTCTATTGCGTTTAATTTATGTGCATCGTATCCATGCCAAATACCTCAAAAAAGATTTTGTGACAATGCGCATGGGAGGTATTTCGACCAATGGTATGGCGAGTCATCGACTGATTATGCGGGATCAGTTGCGAGCCCTTCGCGAAAACGGGGTTTACAGTAATGCTGCAATCCTCTCACTCAGATATATCTACAAAATATGTGAACTATTGAATTCCAAACTGAAATATTTCTTTATATAAAAAAGTTTGATTCATACAGATCAGGTTGGTCTGTACTTGTCTGATTTTTATTGGACAAAGGATCTGAAATCATAGCACGATTCTGTGCTCATCAATGGATTTTGAAAGTAAATCGCCCATCTGCAGCCACTTATTTCCTCCTGTTACCTGCTTTGGAAACTCGATAAATTGAATCGTAGCATGTTTTCAAGATTATTTCCGTGCTTGTCTTATCGAGAGCCGCACAACGGATATCAGAAATAGAAATAATAAACTTAGGGAAAAATGAAAACAGCCTTAATCACGGGGATTACAGGCCAGGACGGTTCGTATCTGGCAGAATTTTTATTGGAGAAGGGATATAATGTCCACGGCACGATTCGTCGTTCTTCGGTGGACTACCGTGAACGTATCGCACATTTGGAAGGCCTCCCTTATTTCCATTTGCATTATGCCGACCTTGGCGACTCGATGTCGTTGTTGCAGGTCGTTGGTAAAGTGCGTCCCGATGAGATCTATAACCTTGCGGCGCAAAGCCACGTGCAGGTGTCGTTCGATTCACCGGAGTTCACAGCGGACGTAGACGCTACGGGTGTGCTGCGTGTATTGGAGGCTGTGCGCCAATGCGGACTGACGAAAACTTGTCGTATCTACCAGGCTTCGACCTCGGAGCTCTACGGCAAGGTCGAAGAAGTACCGCAGAATGAGGATACACCCTTCCATCCCTATTCGCCCTACGCCGTTGCAAAATTATATGGTTACTGGATTGTGAAGGAGTACCGTGAAGCCTACGGAATGTTCTGTTGCTCGGGCATTCTCTTCAACCATGAGTCGGAGCGTCGCGGGGAAACTTTCGTGACGCGCAAGATTACCCTTGCAGCGGCACGTATCGCACAAGGCAAGCAAGAGAAGGTTTATTTAGGTAACCTCTCGTCGTTGCGCGATTGGGGCTATGCGAAAGATTATGTGATGTGCATGTGGCTAATCCTTCAGAATGACAAACCCGAAGATTTCGTTATTGCCACGGGCGAACAGCATTCTGTGCGTGAATTCTGTCAGTTGGCATTCCACTATGCGGGCATCGAACTTGAATTCAAGGGCGAGGGACTCGACGAAAAAGGCTATGACAAAGCGACGGGCAAAGTACTCGTGGAAGTGTCGGAAGACTTCTACCGTCCGACAGACGTAGTGAATTTGTGGGGCGACCCAACGAAGGCGAAAACGCATCTGGGTTGGAACCCGACGAAAACGACTTTCAAGGAACTGGTGAAGCTGATGGTCAAGGCCGATATGGCGAGAGTTGCCGTGGAACGGGCAGGCGAACACATCTACACGAACCTCGAAGAATACCTCGAAAAAGGAATTGTAAAATAATAGGCGATAATGGATAAAAATGCAAAAATTTATGTGGCAGGCCACCGGGGAATGGTAGGATCGGCCATCGTACGAGAGCTGAAACGCCAGGGTTACACAAACATAGTCATCCGTACGCATCGGGAACTCGATTTGACCGATCAGCTGTCTGTGGACCGTTTCTTCGCTAAGGAACAGCCTGAATATGTCTTTTTGGCGGCGGCGAAAGTGGGAGGTATCATCGCTAATTCATCGGCATTGGCGGATTTCATGTATGAGAACATGATGCTGGAAATGAACGTGATTCATGCGGCATGGCGCAACAGATGCAAGAAATTGGAGTTTTTGGGATCATCATGCATCTACCCGCGTCTGGCACCGCAGCCGATACCGGAGAGTTGTCTGCTAACTTCGGCACTGGAGCCAACGAACGAGGCTTATGCGCTTGCGAAAATTTCGGGACTGAAGTATTGCGAATACCTGAATCGTCAGTATGGTACGGATTATATCTCGGTGATGCCGACAAATCTCTACGGACCAAACGACAACTATCACCCGACACACAGTCATGTACTGCCGGCCCTGATTCGCCGCTTTCATGAGGCAAAGAGGTCTGGTGCAAGAAGCGTTACCTGTTGGGGCGACGGAACTCCGTTGCGCGAATTTCTCTATGTGGACGATCTTGCGAATCTGTGCGTCTTTCTGATGAACAGTTATTCAGGGAACGAAACGGTGAACGCCGGAACGGGCAAGGAGGTTACCATCAAAGAATTGACCGAACTTGTGGCGAATGTCGTAGGCTATGAGGGAACGATCGAGTGGGATACGACGAAACCTAACGGTACGCCGCGCAAACTGCTCGATATTTCGAAAGCCACAGCATTAGGCTGGACCTATAAAACGGAGTTGGAGGAGGGCATCCGGTTGTCGTATGAGGATTTCCGGAACAATCCCATGCGTGTCGAGCGCTGACTGACGACGTTATGGACAAAAACTGGATGATTGGCTAAACACAACTTCCCTTGATTGTTATGCTATTTTAGAGAAATGAACAGTATGATTATAAAGCAGGATGCCGCGGGGAAACGTTGTCATAAAAATGACAGTTTGTCAGATTTGATATCATGAAATAAATTTCATATTTTTATGTTGTCGAATAAAAAGCATTGAAATATAGAGCAATTACTGCGAAATAGTGGCCTATGAAAAGAAAAACAACTGAAATATATTGATACATAACGCGGATAAAGAATAGGTCCAGGTTATGTTTTTGTCATTTGTAAATGTTTGACAGTTAATGAATTGTTGTTTGCTCTTCTTTTCTGCCATGTATCGCGGATGCCTGTTGCGTAGCAAGAAATGCCCTGAAATCGCCGTTTGTGATACATAAAACCGTGCAACATACCTCTTCTCCCCGGTGTCAT from Alistipes dispar carries:
- the gmd gene encoding GDP-mannose 4,6-dehydratase is translated as MKTALITGITGQDGSYLAEFLLEKGYNVHGTIRRSSVDYRERIAHLEGLPYFHLHYADLGDSMSLLQVVGKVRPDEIYNLAAQSHVQVSFDSPEFTADVDATGVLRVLEAVRQCGLTKTCRIYQASTSELYGKVEEVPQNEDTPFHPYSPYAVAKLYGYWIVKEYREAYGMFCCSGILFNHESERRGETFVTRKITLAAARIAQGKQEKVYLGNLSSLRDWGYAKDYVMCMWLILQNDKPEDFVIATGEQHSVREFCQLAFHYAGIELEFKGEGLDEKGYDKATGKVLVEVSEDFYRPTDVVNLWGDPTKAKTHLGWNPTKTTFKELVKLMVKADMARVAVERAGEHIYTNLEEYLEKGIVK
- a CDS encoding glycosyltransferase family 2 protein; translated protein: MTISIITVTYNSGTTVRDTFESVLSQIFKNIEYIVIDGGSTDDTLKIIREYESRFEGRMRWISERDRGLYDAMNKGIAMATGDVVGILNSDDFYTAPDVLTSVAATLENKTIDAVYGDIHFVRPDNLSRCVRYYSSNIFRPWLMRLGFIPAHPSFYCRKSLYNRYGTFNIDYKIAADFEILLRLIYVHRIHAKYLKKDFVTMRMGGISTNGMASHRLIMRDQLRALRENGVYSNAAILSLRYIYKICELLNSKLKYFFI
- a CDS encoding glycosyltransferase family 2 protein; the encoded protein is MNKVLSIIIPTYNMEDYLRQCLDSLIIADDLMQQLEVLVINDGSKDQSSAIAHEYSRKHPSTIFVIDKENGNYGSCINRGLKEATGKFIKILDADDSFDSAALAEFINQLRDTNADLVITNFSVVDSEGRTQQEVKYLLGESIFDISAYKEKALEMHAITYRKNILDSMEYRQSEGISYTDTEWAILPMTVVNDVKFFNLRLYKYLCGRSGQTVEKDTLAKRSHQLIHIMNGILTKLSSQDIKPNSQTYFDIVIPQKLNYVYSIVLLKGNEWQRRELKKTDLFLKANFSEYYNFLDAVKYSFIPVRFIHLWRNNRLIYGLFIRIVLILRKGLLPKEV
- the wzy gene encoding oligosaccharide repeat unit polymerase gives rise to the protein MNSAVDTSKGKLLIFFPLFYNTVNLLYCLYSGCFTGDYLGITVNNYNLLFVTYVCSFIPQIVLWEIYKWHKKRQAMHPSHGIQINLSFLRLFVYFIFFWHISVSLLFGVNQLGEDAYQAPSFIKVFIQIFNRFPPNLIGAFYIALCGNKRFSEFLKIALLMVVFGLVKKSISSPVFIFYIALIFYGDRLLPWFKRRIFLIAFISLLSPYVIRSIYSLRDSLRGTEGIELSSEQLVFGKLFGRLSSLSNSGFIVENLFYFASQAQELDYFYYQKQSLSGVLGMSFAPPLSPEKVLFNSLGDGDPNVSYMCGVMGNMTLSFLRSPSLLLINFVSFVLLLWLTFYLIGRMRIPWAFELALVFQISPVMSGVANECAFVPVALCLFLLLNIVVNSCFIKKRRNEENIIYS
- a CDS encoding GDP-L-fucose synthase family protein; this translates as MMDKNAKIYVAGHRGMVGSAIVRELKRQGYTNIVIRTHRELDLTDQLSVDRFFAKEQPEYVFLAAAKVGGIIANSSALADFMYENMMLEMNVIHAAWRNRCKKLEFLGSSCIYPRLAPQPIPESCLLTSALEPTNEAYALAKISGLKYCEYLNRQYGTDYISVMPTNLYGPNDNYHPTHSHVLPALIRRFHEAKRSGARSVTCWGDGTPLREFLYVDDLANLCVFLMNSYSGNETVNAGTGKEVTIKELTELVANVVGYEGTIEWDTTKPNGTPRKLLDISKATALGWTYKTELEEGIRLSYEDFRNNPMRVER
- a CDS encoding glycosyltransferase family 4 protein; amino-acid sequence: MDNLKQIKSKYKLLGTYAYITRRKGLGQIIQALSYMKNYAFVIIGEGPDIANLKQKAQNLCVHDRVLFFPYQKNPCNYLPYFDVYVMPSYSEGFGMAMVEAALAGKAIVCSDISSFHEIFNENEVRFFTLDNTDSLQQAIHSAYINREKLGKAAYIKANNEFTAQKMAENHKKYYDNLLYNSNK
- a CDS encoding NAD-dependent epimerase/dehydratase family protein produces the protein MIDDFTRTVKILVTGGSGFIGSNLLQSLSRNSDYDLLNIDIAMIDRPEFQPVTTICDIEDRMKLERIITDFNPNYIIHLAARTDLNGKKLSDYSSNIEGVRNIVEIASQLSCLKKILITSSMLVCKPGYQPVSNDDYCPHTLYGKSKVLTEQIARSIPLKCQWAFLRPTSIWGPGFKAPYRNFFDMVANRRYFHIGNRACTKTYGYIGNTVYQIERILFHTDTTTNGEVYYLGDPPLNIEKWANHISEQMGVRIHRVPFSLIKIAGWIGDGLKMLGISFPMTSFRLKNMTTNNILDLSKTFQIAPNPPYSELEGIKRTIEWLRTSNKN
- a CDS encoding glycosyltransferase family 4 protein; the encoded protein is MRRILFILKGLPYPIDRDGLSVINYRLLKMASEDYWFDIISLSEESKETILGTRGISNRIARIMVLPDKISDSSSGRIFRLVARLFGKGTLPYDKLLREQERNYDLIYICTPPSALYLSMFNCTTPMFVNAVDSFSMLNFRFYKQHRTIARFIKYVMYRSVERRCFAYSDVINFVSSVDADYSKNLLDRKKIIVIPNGVDYAYFNSGNAVEREENALLFVGNYKNISNVTGIEYFVNKIYPLIKKRTPHLKLYIVGPYACFDFKDDDVIVTGYVEDLREYYRRCTVFIAPLLTGSGIKNKILEAMAAGIPIVSSSVGVDGIHVENGRHLLIVDGINQWCDEIVELLHSIPKREKLAINAQNYVKSNYAWNGAVSQYFQQFSSLIERK